Below is a window of Geminocystis sp. M7585_C2015_104 DNA.
CCCTCACTTATTGATAGAGGTATCTGGGTTAGGGCGAAAATGCCTGCAAATTTCATAAAGGATAAGACTATTCCCCCCTGAGCCGCTGGAAAAGCTATAGCAAGTTGCACAGATGTTACGAGGTAAGCGAATAGACTTCCCAAGGCCACTGCCAAAAAAATAGCCAGTTTTTCCCTGCCAGTTTTCTTAAGAATTATATAAATTACATAAGTACTCCAATTTCCCGCAATGGCCATGGCAAAGGCATTGGCGCCCAGAGTGGTCAAGCCCCCGTGGGCTAGCAACAGAGCCTGGAAAACAAGGACTAAAAAGCCTATAATGGACATAACAGAGGGGCCAAAGAGGATGGTCCCCAGTCCTATGCCCGTGGGGTGAGAACAACTGCCGGTAACCGAGGGGATTTTCAGCGCTGACAACAAAAAACCAAAGGCCGC
It encodes the following:
- a CDS encoding energy-coupling factor ABC transporter permease, producing the protein MSVKYYRRALPLGGAVLVFFSLLLSPSASYAMHISEGFLPFQWAALWWVLTIPFLVLGYRALHKITKEQPELKLLLALAAAFGFLLSALKIPSVTGSCSHPTGIGLGTILFGPSVMSIIGFLVLVFQALLLAHGGLTTLGANAFAMAIAGNWSTYVIYIILKKTGREKLAIFLAVALGSLFAYLVTSVQLAIAFPAAQGGIVLSFMKFAGIFALTQIPLSISEGLLTVMVWNWINAYAAEDLERLKPLSQKGLSESGETGT